The following are encoded in a window of Roseivirga misakiensis genomic DNA:
- a CDS encoding carboxymuconolactone decarboxylase family protein translates to MNETVRGFKMDEASNEPEEVKEVFDWYKENFGFVPNLAKVLSASPATLRAYWLTQTQLSQYGLLTAEEHNIIQMAIAVENRCKYCASGHQMAGEVFFGSAEDDLIALRNESQISNEKFDALRSFALAIYRNQGRVSDDVLNAFLAKGYSKAQAIEVVTNIAVKVLSNLSNQLAITAIDEPFAPLAKGLFE, encoded by the coding sequence ATGAATGAAACAGTGAGAGGGTTCAAAATGGATGAAGCATCCAATGAGCCCGAGGAAGTAAAAGAAGTATTTGACTGGTACAAAGAGAATTTTGGTTTTGTACCGAATCTGGCAAAAGTGTTGAGCGCATCACCCGCTACCTTAAGGGCTTATTGGCTTACGCAGACTCAGCTAAGCCAGTATGGCTTGTTGACCGCCGAAGAGCATAACATCATACAAATGGCTATAGCGGTAGAAAATCGCTGTAAATATTGTGCCTCGGGGCATCAGATGGCCGGTGAAGTTTTTTTTGGTTCGGCTGAAGATGATTTGATTGCGCTCAGGAATGAATCACAAATCTCTAATGAAAAGTTCGATGCACTTAGATCATTCGCATTGGCAATTTATCGTAATCAAGGGAGGGTTTCTGACGATGTTCTCAACGCTTTTCTGGCAAAAGGATATTCGAAAGCGCAAGCAATTGAAGTAGTAACCAATATAGCTGTGAAAGTGCTTTCTAACCTGTCCAATCAATTAGCTATCACAGCAATAGATGAGCCTTTTGCACCATTGGCTAAAGGGCTCTTCGAATAA